One segment of Methanobrevibacter wolinii SH DNA contains the following:
- the rpl18a gene encoding 50S ribosomal protein L18Ae: MQTKIYRVKGKFVMGSDVQVFTKELKSFNEEQIYEKIYSLFGSKHGINRNQISIDEIKEISADEVIDPIVKSLI; the protein is encoded by the coding sequence ATGCAAACTAAAATTTACAGAGTTAAAGGTAAATTCGTTATGGGTTCAGATGTCCAAGTATTTACTAAGGAACTTAAATCATTTAATGAAGAACAAATTTATGAAAAAATTTACTCCTTATTTGGAAGTAAACATGGAATTAATAGAAATCAAATTTCAATTGATGAAATAAAAGAAATCAGTGCTGATGAAGTAATTGATCCAATAGTTAAAAGTCTTATATAA
- the pfdA gene encoding prefoldin subunit alpha codes for MDDQQKLQQMINQLNAYKSQAEALQNQVQALQTSMAELDVLKKTIEDLQGKESVESLVPVGAGAFMKAEIKDTSNVVMSIGSGIAVKQTVDEAKKTVDSQKDELKDSLDKTLKSLQEVTDVIAQLSPAAEKLMANLQADGQLSN; via the coding sequence ATGGATGATCAGCAAAAATTACAACAAATGATTAATCAACTTAATGCTTATAAAAGTCAAGCTGAAGCTTTACAAAATCAAGTACAAGCTCTTCAAACATCTATGGCTGAGCTTGATGTTTTGAAAAAAACAATTGAGGATTTACAAGGTAAAGAATCAGTTGAATCTTTAGTTCCTGTTGGTGCAGGAGCTTTTATGAAAGCTGAAATTAAAGATACATCAAATGTTGTTATGAGTATTGGTTCAGGTATTGCTGTAAAACAAACTGTTGATGAAGCTAAAAAAACTGTTGATTCTCAAAAAGATGAATTAAAAGATAGTTTAGATAAAACTTTAAAAAGTTTACAAGAAGTTACTGATGTAATTGCACAGCTTTCACCAGCAGCTGAAAAACTTATGGCAAATCTTCAAGCTGATGGTCAATTGTCTAATTAG
- the ftsY gene encoding signal recognition particle-docking protein FtsY → MFESLKKKFSRTSNQLTDKVTEEAKSDDNIESIEPIEEKPKKSKSSKNSKDEEEWDAIFEEEDNKNEKSGFFSRFSRNKNDSKEESEDNEELKEELDTVDESLEELEEDSDNEDSGKKHWYSRKKEPEQSIADKYRDDLSAEEIYNEIEEEDNSEVEEEKGGVFSFFKEKTISEDDVEDILWELEIGLLEGDVAIDVANEIVESVKKDLVGKKIKRSTEVGELTYKALKKAVAKIINVDGKSMTELLEEKNKEGKPLVVMLVGINGTGKTTTVGKLANYYLKRGYTPVIAASDTFRAGAIEQVTQHADNVGVKIIKHQKGSDPAAVAYDAVEHAVAQGKDLVLIDTAGRMQTNTNLMDEMKKIKRVAKPDLVIFVGDALTGNDAVEQASKFNDAIDIDGVILTKADADAKGGASLSIGYIINKPIFFLGMGQGYDDIREYNPEWMLDQLFS, encoded by the coding sequence TTGTTTGAATCTTTAAAAAAGAAATTTTCAAGAACTAGTAATCAGTTAACTGATAAAGTTACTGAAGAAGCTAAATCAGATGATAATATTGAATCTATTGAACCTATTGAAGAAAAACCTAAAAAATCTAAATCTTCTAAAAATTCTAAAGATGAAGAAGAGTGGGATGCAATATTTGAAGAAGAAGATAATAAAAATGAAAAATCTGGTTTCTTTTCAAGATTTTCAAGAAATAAAAATGATAGTAAAGAAGAATCTGAAGATAATGAAGAACTTAAAGAAGAGTTAGATACTGTTGATGAGTCTTTAGAAGAACTTGAAGAAGATTCTGATAATGAAGATTCTGGTAAAAAACATTGGTATAGTAGGAAAAAAGAACCAGAACAATCAATAGCAGATAAATATAGAGATGATCTTTCTGCAGAAGAAATTTATAATGAGATTGAAGAAGAAGATAATTCTGAGGTTGAAGAGGAAAAAGGTGGTGTTTTCTCATTCTTTAAAGAAAAAACTATATCTGAGGATGATGTAGAAGATATTCTTTGGGAATTAGAAATAGGTCTTCTTGAAGGGGATGTAGCAATTGATGTTGCTAATGAAATTGTTGAATCTGTTAAAAAGGATTTAGTAGGTAAAAAAATTAAAAGAAGCACTGAAGTAGGGGAACTTACATATAAAGCTCTTAAAAAAGCAGTTGCTAAAATTATCAATGTTGATGGAAAATCAATGACTGAATTACTTGAAGAGAAAAATAAAGAAGGCAAACCTTTAGTTGTAATGTTAGTTGGTATTAATGGTACTGGTAAAACTACTACTGTTGGGAAATTAGCTAACTATTATCTTAAACGAGGATATACTCCTGTTATTGCTGCTTCTGATACTTTTCGTGCAGGAGCTATTGAACAAGTTACTCAACATGCAGATAATGTTGGTGTTAAAATTATTAAACACCAAAAAGGTTCAGATCCTGCAGCTGTAGCATATGATGCAGTAGAACATGCAGTTGCTCAAGGTAAAGATTTAGTATTAATTGATACAGCAGGTAGAATGCAAACTAATACTAATCTTATGGATGAAATGAAGAAAATTAAGAGAGTTGCAAAACCTGATCTTGTAATATTTGTTGGTGATGCATTAACTGGTAATGATGCAGTTGAACAGGCTTCTAAATTTAATGATGCTATTGATATTGATGGTGTTATTTTAACTAAAGCAGATGCTGATGCTAAAGGTGGAGCTTCATTATCTATTGGATATATTATTAATAAACCTATTTTCTTTTTAGGAATGGGTCAAGGTTATGATGATATAAGGGAATATAATCCTGAATGGATGTTAGATCAATTATTTTCATAA
- a CDS encoding dCTP deaminase, translating into MLGEKELKKLFPDFEDLIQPSGIDLELDKIFIQKGPGSLIDNEKNLPETEELEGSIYTLEPNTPYLASIKRKIKIPKGYAMLYNPRSTLLRSFVSVETAVGDPGFYGTLTFLIINHGKYPYKIKKGDRIAQGVVFKVIGSGEYNGSYQEKEE; encoded by the coding sequence ATGTTAGGTGAAAAAGAGTTAAAAAAGTTGTTTCCTGATTTTGAAGATTTAATACAACCTTCTGGTATTGATTTAGAACTTGATAAAATTTTTATTCAAAAAGGACCAGGTTCATTAATTGATAATGAAAAAAATTTACCTGAAACTGAAGAATTAGAAGGTTCTATATATACATTAGAACCAAATACTCCATATCTTGCTAGTATTAAGAGAAAAATTAAAATTCCTAAAGGATATGCTATGTTATATAATCCAAGATCTACACTTTTAAGGTCTTTTGTTTCTGTAGAAACTGCAGTAGGTGATCCTGGATTTTATGGAACTTTAACTTTTTTAATTATTAATCATGGTAAATATCCATATAAAATTAAAAAAGGAGATAGAATAGCTCAAGGAGTTGTTTTTAAGGTTATAGGTTCTGGAGAATATAATGGATCTTATCAAGAAAAAGAAGAATGA
- a CDS encoding thiamine pyrophosphate-binding protein, with the protein MNVAEVLVKILEDSNVKHIFGHPGEQILPMYKALDKSSIKHILMRHEQGAVHAADMYARSTGKFSVCISTASPGALNFIMGVSTAYKDSVPILVLTGDNPYSERFENNFQTFNLPGVFSEVTFKNYAPSNGKEAILALKNAIYLLNNEPCGPIHINLPKDILLEEDAERFINLDINESTYYDYGHMNLLETLLKSSKKPLILAGTGIIWGGAIELLKDFSKKNNIPVCTTYPARGVIDESDYINLGMVGMRGTPKSNYAYLNSDLILVLGSRLSDRTTILTDFDSVKQKIVHVNIDKNVLEGRLKICGDVFEVLTRLIDLDLDSETYKEWLSEINLHDKKLIIDGADDDSLPLRPQAAIKTIYDCIGNSYVLGDAGSHATWAMQCAKPDKFGRFLYSGALCPMGLGLPGSIGVSISHPNEKVVVINGDGGFQMCIQELATIAENNLPIIITVLNNSQLGIIRQWEEQISKDFRYQVDLKNPDFVMIANGYGIKASRVNTILNLKNELKKAMELNEPYLIEIDVREEDIPLPNKDNK; encoded by the coding sequence ATGAATGTAGCTGAAGTTTTAGTTAAAATTTTAGAAGACTCTAATGTTAAACATATATTTGGTCATCCTGGAGAACAAATACTTCCAATGTATAAAGCCTTAGATAAATCAAGTATTAAACATATTCTTATGAGACATGAACAAGGAGCAGTACATGCTGCAGATATGTATGCTCGCTCAACAGGTAAGTTTTCAGTTTGTATTTCTACTGCTTCACCTGGAGCATTAAATTTTATAATGGGTGTTTCAACAGCATATAAAGATTCTGTTCCAATATTAGTTTTAACTGGAGATAATCCATACAGTGAACGATTTGAAAATAATTTTCAAACATTTAACCTTCCAGGAGTTTTTAGTGAAGTTACTTTTAAAAATTATGCACCTTCAAATGGAAAAGAAGCTATTTTAGCATTAAAAAATGCAATTTATTTATTAAATAATGAACCATGTGGACCTATTCATATTAATCTTCCAAAAGATATCTTACTTGAAGAAGATGCTGAAAGATTTATTAATTTAGATATTAATGAGAGTACTTATTATGATTATGGTCATATGAATCTTTTAGAAACTCTTTTAAAATCATCTAAAAAACCTCTTATACTTGCAGGTACTGGTATAATTTGGGGTGGTGCTATTGAACTTCTAAAAGATTTCTCTAAGAAAAATAATATACCTGTATGTACTACTTATCCTGCTCGTGGTGTAATTGATGAGTCAGATTATATTAATCTAGGTATGGTAGGTATGAGAGGAACACCAAAAAGTAATTATGCCTATTTAAACTCTGATTTAATTTTAGTTTTAGGTTCAAGATTATCTGATAGAACAACTATTTTAACAGATTTTGATTCAGTAAAACAAAAAATAGTTCATGTTAATATTGATAAAAATGTTCTAGAGGGACGTCTTAAAATTTGTGGAGATGTATTTGAAGTATTAACTAGGTTAATTGATTTAGATTTAGATAGTGAAACTTATAAAGAATGGCTTTCTGAGATTAATCTACATGATAAAAAATTAATAATTGATGGTGCAGATGATGATTCTCTTCCATTAAGACCACAAGCAGCAATTAAAACAATATATGATTGTATTGGAAATTCATATGTGCTTGGAGATGCAGGGTCTCATGCTACATGGGCAATGCAATGTGCTAAACCTGATAAATTTGGAAGATTTTTATATTCTGGTGCTTTATGTCCTATGGGATTAGGTCTTCCAGGTTCAATTGGTGTTTCAATATCTCATCCTAATGAGAAAGTAGTTGTAATAAATGGAGATGGTGGTTTCCAAATGTGTATTCAAGAACTTGCTACTATTGCAGAGAATAATCTTCCAATTATTATAACTGTATTGAATAATTCTCAGTTAGGTATTATAAGACAATGGGAAGAACAAATAAGTAAAGATTTTCGTTATCAAGTAGATTTAAAGAATCCTGATTTTGTAATGATTGCAAATGGATATGGTATTAAAGCATCAAGAGTTAATACTATTTTAAATTTAAAAAACGAGTTAAAAAAAGCTATGGAACTTAATGAACCATATTTAATTGAAATTGATGTTCGTGAAGAGGATATTCCTCTTCCAAATAAAGATAATAAATAA
- a CDS encoding DUF2953 domain-containing protein, with the protein MNTLLTILNLILIILILIIIILFIGLKIEIECNYNEKFKGLINISLIGISIYKKEIPNKNENKKNNKNNKNKKDNKTLIKEIIKNKSEIKKILKILKKNSKYQTIGKIRFGLNSPVDTAEIAGILWGLTGIINNKNRNIQIEPIFNKEIIEFEFKSEIKINILIFTIKIMNIIIKEPMKTLIKNIIKNLRET; encoded by the coding sequence GTGAATACACTATTAACAATATTAAATCTGATTCTTATAATACTTATTTTAATTATTATAATATTATTCATTGGTTTAAAAATAGAAATAGAATGTAATTATAATGAAAAATTTAAAGGTTTAATTAATATTTCTTTAATTGGAATAAGTATATATAAAAAAGAAATCCCAAATAAAAATGAAAATAAAAAGAATAATAAAAACAATAAGAATAAAAAAGACAATAAAACATTAATTAAAGAAATAATTAAAAATAAAAGTGAAATTAAAAAAATTTTAAAAATTCTTAAGAAAAACTCAAAATATCAAACCATAGGAAAAATTAGATTTGGATTGAATAGTCCTGTAGATACTGCAGAAATAGCTGGAATATTATGGGGTTTAACAGGAATAATAAACAATAAAAATAGAAATATTCAGATAGAACCAATTTTTAATAAAGAAATTATTGAATTTGAATTTAAGAGTGAAATAAAAATAAATATTTTAATATTTACTATTAAAATTATGAATATTATAATAAAAGAACCAATGAAAACACTAATTAAAAATATAATCAAAAATCTAAGAGAAACTTAA
- a CDS encoding GerW family sporulation protein produces the protein MTDSSFKTTIEELNKILKTNSVIGEPIETEDKILIPVVKMGFGFGGGNNNTTGGAGAAAGIEPISMVVVSKNSSGSDSIRVIDISKGNNTNKAINDLGLMISDLIKNYFNSNSENYSEAEWQYPNEEENKNKNKDINDAE, from the coding sequence ATGACTGACAGTTCATTTAAAACAACAATTGAAGAATTAAATAAAATATTAAAAACCAATAGTGTTATTGGAGAACCAATAGAAACTGAAGACAAAATATTAATTCCAGTTGTAAAAATGGGTTTTGGTTTTGGTGGTGGAAACAACAATACCACTGGAGGGGCAGGTGCTGCTGCAGGAATCGAACCTATAAGTATGGTTGTTGTATCTAAAAATTCATCAGGATCAGATAGTATAAGAGTAATAGATATTAGTAAAGGAAATAATACTAATAAAGCAATTAATGACTTAGGATTAATGATAAGTGATTTAATTAAAAATTATTTTAACTCAAATTCTGAAAATTATTCTGAAGCAGAATGGCAATACCCCAATGAAGAAGAAAATAAAAATAAAAATAAAGACATAAACGATGCAGAATAA
- a CDS encoding pyridoxal-phosphate-dependent aminotransferase family protein, whose protein sequence is MNNILLMLPGPVNVEPNVLAAMSKNIVNHRGDEFGRIYNETCEKMSKVFKTQNQSYILTSSGTGGMEAAIANIANPKEKILSVVGGKFGERFADIARVHGIDVEELAVKWGTAVTPEAIEAALEADEDIKAVSLIHNETSTGVAAPIKEIGKVMKNYDALYVVDTVSSLAGDNVDVDKYGIDVCVTGSQKCLAAPPGLSAITLSDDAWKAVENVDAQTYYFNMKKYRESGNKNPAQTPYTPSVSSIYGLLEALNDIEREGLDNRIARHHKNAEACRNAVKALGLELFAEEEHASCTVTAVKMPEGKTDDQIRGTMLNKYGVQLAGGQDHLKGNIFRIGHMGSTNYKELAITFTALGMTLNEAGIDVEPGAGVTALAKTYLQ, encoded by the coding sequence ATGAATAATATATTATTAATGCTTCCAGGACCTGTAAATGTGGAACCTAATGTTCTTGCAGCAATGTCCAAAAACATTGTCAACCATAGAGGAGACGAGTTTGGAAGAATATATAATGAGACATGTGAAAAAATGTCTAAAGTATTCAAAACTCAAAATCAATCTTATATTCTTACATCATCTGGTACTGGTGGTATGGAAGCTGCTATAGCAAATATAGCAAATCCTAAAGAAAAAATATTAAGTGTAGTAGGAGGTAAATTTGGAGAACGTTTCGCAGATATTGCTAGAGTACATGGAATAGATGTAGAAGAATTAGCAGTAAAATGGGGAACTGCTGTAACTCCTGAAGCTATTGAAGCAGCACTTGAAGCAGATGAAGATATTAAAGCTGTAAGTCTTATTCATAACGAAACTTCCACAGGTGTAGCTGCACCAATTAAAGAAATTGGTAAAGTTATGAAAAATTACGATGCTTTATATGTTGTAGATACTGTATCTTCCCTTGCTGGAGATAATGTAGATGTAGATAAATATGGAATTGATGTCTGTGTTACAGGATCACAAAAATGTTTAGCAGCACCACCAGGACTTTCTGCTATTACATTAAGTGATGATGCATGGAAAGCTGTTGAAAATGTAGATGCACAAACTTACTATTTCAACATGAAAAAATATAGGGAAAGCGGAAACAAAAATCCTGCTCAAACACCATATACCCCATCTGTATCTTCAATATATGGATTACTTGAAGCACTTAATGATATTGAAAGAGAAGGATTAGATAATAGGATTGCACGTCACCATAAAAATGCAGAAGCTTGTAGAAATGCAGTAAAAGCATTAGGTCTCGAATTATTCGCAGAAGAAGAACATGCATCCTGTACTGTAACTGCAGTAAAAATGCCTGAAGGAAAAACTGATGATCAAATTAGAGGAACTATGTTAAACAAATATGGTGTCCAATTAGCTGGAGGACAAGATCATCTTAAAGGTAATATCTTCAGAATAGGACATATGGGTTCAACTAATTATAAAGAATTAGCTATAACCTTTACTGCATTAGGTATGACCTTAAATGAAGCTGGAATTGATGTAGAACCAGGTGCTGGTGTAACTGCATTAGCAAAAACATACTTACAATAA
- a CDS encoding 6-hydroxymethylpterin diphosphokinase MptE-like protein yields the protein MKFADWELWYKKILNDFEFIREDDESSAKILNRILDEEGCLNIDDFKNDIVNFKDTNKFIIFGAGPSIKEHINYIKENYNLDDYVLVSADGSTTALLEEYIVPDIIATDLDGNIDDLLAANCRDSYMVIHAHGNNKEAIEKYTSFFDNILGTTQSTPFGHLYNFGGFTDGDRAMFLSLALGAKSLILAGMDFGNIVTKYSRPKNEKLLQDADNIKRKKLVYAEELTNWIKDNEDVELINLCD from the coding sequence ATGAAATTTGCAGATTGGGAATTATGGTATAAAAAAATTTTAAATGACTTTGAATTTATTAGGGAAGATGATGAATCTTCAGCTAAAATTTTAAATAGAATTTTAGATGAAGAAGGCTGTCTTAATATTGATGATTTTAAAAATGATATTGTAAATTTTAAGGATACTAATAAATTTATAATATTTGGTGCTGGTCCATCTATTAAAGAGCATATTAATTATATTAAAGAAAATTATAATTTAGATGATTATGTACTTGTTTCTGCTGATGGTTCTACTACTGCACTTTTAGAAGAGTATATTGTTCCAGATATAATTGCAACTGATTTAGATGGTAATATTGATGATTTATTAGCTGCTAATTGTAGGGATTCATATATGGTTATTCATGCTCATGGTAATAATAAAGAAGCTATTGAAAAATATACTTCTTTCTTTGATAATATTTTAGGAACTACTCAATCTACTCCTTTTGGACATCTTTATAACTTTGGAGGATTTACAGATGGAGATAGAGCAATGTTTTTATCTCTCGCATTAGGTGCTAAGTCATTAATATTAGCAGGTATGGATTTTGGAAATATTGTAACTAAATATTCTAGACCTAAAAATGAAAAATTGCTTCAAGATGCAGATAATATTAAAAGGAAAAAATTAGTATATGCTGAAGAGTTAACTAATTGGATTAAAGATAATGAGGATGTAGAATTAATCAATTTATGTGATTAA
- a CDS encoding ORC1-type DNA replication protein: MGIKDILMYDETVFKNINVFNPDYVPQNYDFRDRQMEAMAMDIKPALRGGRPTNAVILGSCATGKTTAVKRVFDLVEETTNKVVCCYINCQLHTTRFSIFSQIFKKIFGHEPPETGVPYSRIYKQVMNYLQEKDKALMVAFDDVNYLFQNNQANKIFYDILRAYEEFPGVKTGVFAIVSDLEFKYALDKNVNTVFIPHDIVFSPYSRSELLSILSKRVHYGFYEGVISDEILEEITDYTLDSGDLRVGIDLLKVCGNIAEANASPFVTEEFLEEAKNKQVSVNLIETYKSLSDVERQLLKIVADSDEVLTAGDLSDRFKESTGLSYATFNRTLDKLEFLRLIDTKLTGKGVRGNSRQILLRFNPEDIRNIKS; encoded by the coding sequence ATGGGAATTAAAGATATATTAATGTATGATGAAACAGTTTTTAAAAATATAAATGTTTTTAATCCAGATTATGTTCCTCAAAATTATGATTTTAGGGATAGACAAATGGAAGCTATGGCAATGGATATTAAACCAGCTTTAAGGGGAGGTCGTCCAACTAATGCAGTTATTTTAGGATCTTGTGCAACAGGTAAAACTACTGCAGTTAAAAGAGTTTTTGATCTTGTTGAAGAGACAACTAATAAAGTTGTCTGTTGTTATATTAATTGTCAACTTCATACAACTCGTTTCAGTATATTCTCTCAAATATTTAAGAAAATCTTTGGTCATGAACCTCCTGAAACTGGAGTTCCTTATTCAAGAATTTATAAACAAGTCATGAATTATTTACAAGAAAAAGATAAAGCTTTAATGGTTGCATTTGATGATGTAAATTATTTATTTCAAAATAATCAAGCTAATAAAATATTTTATGATATTTTAAGAGCTTATGAAGAATTTCCTGGAGTAAAAACTGGAGTTTTTGCAATTGTTTCTGATTTAGAATTTAAATATGCATTAGATAAAAATGTTAATACTGTATTTATTCCTCATGATATTGTTTTTTCTCCATATAGTCGTTCTGAGTTACTAAGTATTCTATCAAAAAGAGTACATTACGGTTTTTATGAAGGAGTAATTTCTGATGAAATTCTTGAAGAAATAACAGATTATACCTTAGATAGTGGGGATTTAAGGGTAGGTATTGATTTACTTAAGGTTTGTGGAAATATTGCTGAAGCAAATGCGAGTCCTTTTGTTACTGAGGAATTTTTAGAAGAAGCTAAAAATAAACAGGTTTCTGTAAATCTTATTGAAACATATAAATCTTTAAGTGATGTAGAAAGACAGTTATTAAAAATAGTTGCAGATTCTGATGAAGTATTAACTGCTGGTGACTTGTCTGATAGATTTAAAGAAAGTACAGGTTTAAGTTATGCAACTTTTAATAGAACTTTAGATAAACTAGAATTTTTAAGGTTGATTGATACTAAACTTACTGGAAAAGGAGTTAGAGGTAATTCAAGACAAATTCTTTTAAGATTTAATCCTGAAGATATTCGTAATATTAAATCTTAA
- a CDS encoding DedA family protein: MSISASLANLVIYLIESLGYFGIFLGMTIESACIPLPSEVIMTFAGFVVNEGKLTLTNIILVGILGNLVGSLITYYIGLKGARPLLEKYGKYILITKEKLDNADKWFNKHGDAAVFFGRILPGIRTFISLPAGINKMDIKKFIIYTLIGSGIWTSILAIIGIELGKDWSIISQYFRIFDIIIGIAILLIIIYYVIKHRKNKKANKY, from the coding sequence ATTAGTATAAGTGCATCATTAGCAAATCTAGTAATATATTTAATTGAAAGTCTAGGATACTTTGGAATATTTTTAGGAATGACCATAGAAAGTGCATGTATTCCACTTCCTAGTGAAGTCATTATGACATTTGCAGGCTTTGTTGTTAACGAAGGAAAATTAACTTTAACTAATATCATATTAGTAGGAATACTTGGAAATCTTGTAGGATCTTTAATTACATATTACATTGGACTTAAAGGTGCAAGACCATTATTAGAAAAATATGGAAAATATATTTTAATAACTAAAGAAAAATTAGACAATGCAGATAAATGGTTTAATAAACATGGAGATGCTGCAGTATTTTTTGGAAGAATATTACCTGGTATAAGAACATTTATTTCATTACCTGCTGGAATAAATAAAATGGATATTAAAAAATTTATTATATATACATTAATTGGTTCTGGAATATGGACTTCAATACTTGCAATAATTGGAATAGAATTAGGAAAAGATTGGAGCATAATAAGTCAATACTTTAGAATATTTGATATAATAATAGGAATAGCAATATTATTAATAATAATTTATTATGTTATAAAACATAGAAAAAACAAAAAAGCAAATAAATACTAA
- a CDS encoding carboxymuconolactone decarboxylase family protein: protein MSLNHDLYGKDMELISNYNPDLKYSDPELVDILDNFLLYDVFENCTLSTRSRLLVTLATLIANQSLNQYSEILIKSLDLGISPIEIKEVLYQSLPYIGLAKTYDFLNKTNDVFKDIGINLPLPNQSTTNRDNRIKVGYDIQANNFGKDFIDSSIENAPNNQKHIWDFISGFAFGDFYARNGLSDKDRELVSFTYILSLRGCEDQLRIHVKGNLKVGNDKETLISTISALVPYIGFPRVHNALAIVNEVCNKLD, encoded by the coding sequence ATGAGTTTAAATCATGATTTATATGGTAAGGATATGGAATTAATATCTAATTATAATCCTGACTTAAAATATTCTGATCCAGAATTAGTTGATATTTTAGATAATTTTTTATTATATGATGTATTTGAAAATTGTACTTTATCTACAAGGTCCAGATTACTTGTAACTTTAGCTACTTTAATTGCAAATCAATCTTTAAATCAATATTCTGAGATTTTAATTAAGTCTTTAGATTTAGGAATTAGTCCTATTGAAATTAAAGAAGTTTTATATCAATCATTACCTTATATTGGTCTTGCAAAAACATATGATTTTTTAAATAAAACTAATGATGTATTTAAAGATATTGGTATAAATTTACCTCTTCCTAATCAATCAACAACTAATAGAGATAATAGAATAAAAGTAGGTTATGATATTCAAGCTAATAATTTTGGTAAGGACTTTATAGATTCAAGTATTGAAAATGCTCCTAATAATCAAAAACATATTTGGGATTTTATATCTGGTTTTGCTTTTGGAGACTTTTATGCAAGAAATGGATTAAGTGATAAAGATAGAGAACTTGTTTCATTTACTTATATTTTATCATTACGTGGTTGTGAAGATCAATTGAGAATTCATGTTAAAGGTAATTTAAAAGTAGGTAATGATAAAGAAACTTTAATTAGTACTATTTCTGCACTTGTGCCATATATAGGATTTCCAAGAGTACATAATGCACTTGCTATAGTTAATGAAGTTTGTAATAAATTAGATTAA
- a CDS encoding archease, protein MSLDNEYQIKLNKQYEFFDVTADIGFFAYGQTLEEAFENSGLAMFNVISNTSNVNNDKEFTIEIESEDLVSLLYDYLEELLFLSDVNFILFSDFDLSISKGDKNLENPYKLKGVVKGENMDWNKHQRGSEVKAITFHMMEVLEKNEYFMTRVILDL, encoded by the coding sequence ATGTCTTTAGATAATGAATACCAAATTAAATTAAATAAACAATATGAATTTTTTGATGTTACTGCTGATATCGGATTTTTTGCATATGGTCAAACTTTAGAAGAAGCTTTTGAAAATTCAGGTTTAGCAATGTTTAATGTTATTTCTAATACATCAAATGTTAATAATGATAAAGAATTTACTATTGAAATTGAATCTGAGGATTTAGTATCTTTACTTTATGATTATTTAGAAGAATTACTTTTTTTATCTGATGTTAATTTTATATTATTTTCTGATTTTGATTTATCAATATCAAAAGGAGATAAAAATTTAGAAAATCCATATAAACTAAAAGGAGTAGTTAAAGGCGAAAATATGGATTGGAATAAACATCAAAGAGGTTCTGAAGTTAAAGCAATAACATTTCATATGATGGAAGTTCTTGAAAAAAATGAGTATTTTATGACTAGAGTTATACTTGATTTATGA